A genomic stretch from Moraxella nasicaprae includes:
- a CDS encoding sugar transporter — MTNTQNNGLIPVIILALSAFIFNTTEFIPVALLSDIGTSFGMNNSQTGVMMTIYAWIVALLSLPMMLATAKMERKKLLLFVFVLFAISHLVSYLASSFMMLLISRAMVAIAHAIFWSITASLVVRLAPKDMQSKALGYLSTGGALAMVLGLPIGRLLGQWLGWRSSFGIIGIISLLVAGLLAYYLPKLPAKNTGDLSSLPFVIKNKPILMIYLLIVLIVTANFTTYSYIEPFVITFAQLGGQVATSTLLIFGVAGVIGSLLFGRYYDKHGLTFIQTALFTIFIALSSFALLSGQISTWMMVILIWGIANTGAGLALQIRLLTHASRETDVAMSIFSGIFNIGIGAGAMIGGLTITHLGLGMIGYVSAAIVLSAIVLFVVTARKSI; from the coding sequence ATGACGAACACACAAAATAACGGTCTTATTCCTGTCATCATCTTAGCCTTGTCAGCGTTTATTTTTAATACAACAGAGTTCATTCCCGTTGCCCTATTGAGCGATATTGGCACAAGTTTTGGTATGAATAACAGTCAAACAGGCGTAATGATGACCATCTATGCTTGGATTGTGGCTCTGCTTTCTTTACCCATGATGCTTGCCACCGCCAAAATGGAGCGTAAAAAATTACTACTCTTTGTGTTTGTCTTGTTTGCCATCAGTCATCTGGTGTCGTATTTGGCAAGCAGTTTTATGATGCTACTCATCTCACGAGCGATGGTTGCGATTGCACATGCTATTTTTTGGTCGATTACTGCCAGTTTGGTAGTACGCCTTGCTCCAAAAGACATGCAAAGTAAAGCCTTAGGCTATTTGTCCACAGGTGGTGCATTGGCGATGGTATTGGGATTGCCGATTGGACGACTGCTTGGGCAATGGCTGGGCTGGCGAAGTAGTTTTGGTATCATTGGTATCATCAGCCTACTGGTTGCTGGACTTTTGGCGTATTATTTACCCAAACTGCCCGCCAAGAACACAGGTGATTTATCCAGCTTGCCATTCGTCATCAAGAACAAGCCCATTTTGATGATTTATCTATTGATTGTTTTGATTGTTACCGCCAATTTTACCACTTATAGCTACATTGAGCCGTTTGTCATTACCTTTGCTCAACTTGGCGGGCAAGTTGCCACCAGCACTTTGCTGATTTTTGGCGTGGCAGGCGTGATTGGCAGTCTGTTGTTTGGGCGGTATTATGACAAACATGGCTTGACATTCATTCAAACAGCCCTATTCACCATCTTTATCGCTTTATCGTCCTTTGCTCTATTGTCTGGTCAAATATCAACTTGGATGATGGTCATCTTGATTTGGGGCATTGCCAATACAGGGGCTGGTCTGGCTCTACAAATTCGCCTATTGACACACGCCAGCCGTGAAACCGATGTGGCGATGTCTATTTTTTCAGGCATTTTTAATATTGGTATCGGTGCAGGGGCAATGATTGGCGGATTGACCATCACACATCTGGGGCTGGGCATGATTGGTTATGTGTCAGCCGCCATCGTCCTTAGTGCGATAGTTCTATTTGTCGTAACTGCTCGAAAAAGCATCTAA
- a CDS encoding inorganic diphosphatase has product MADFNKILDAGDVDSGIINVVVEIPTGSNHKIEWNRELACFELDRVEPIAFAKPCNYGFIPQTLDEDGDELDALIITDQPLTTGIFLKAKVIGVMKFVDDGEVDDKVIVVPADDRNNGNAYNSLEDLPAQFIKQLEFHFNHYKDLKKAGTTKVEGFFGIDVAKEVIKESQQRWNDK; this is encoded by the coding sequence ATGGCAGACTTTAACAAAATTCTAGACGCAGGCGATGTTGATAGCGGTATCATCAATGTCGTGGTTGAGATTCCAACAGGCTCAAACCACAAGATTGAGTGGAATCGTGAATTGGCATGCTTTGAGCTTGACCGTGTTGAGCCGATTGCTTTTGCCAAGCCTTGCAACTACGGTTTTATCCCACAAACTTTGGACGAAGATGGCGATGAGCTAGACGCACTCATCATTACCGACCAGCCTTTGACCACAGGCATTTTCCTAAAAGCTAAGGTCATTGGCGTGATGAAATTTGTGGACGATGGCGAAGTGGACGACAAAGTGATTGTTGTACCAGCTGATGACCGCAACAATGGTAATGCTTACAATAGCCTAGAAGATTTGCCAGCCCAGTTCATCAAGCAACTAGAATTTCATTTCAACCACTACAAAGATTTGAAAAAAGCTGGCACAACCAAAGTTGAAGGTTTCTTTGGTATTGATGTCGCCAAAGAAGTCATCAAAGAAAGCCAGCAACGCTGGAATGACAAATAA
- the lipB gene encoding lipoyl(octanoyl) transferase LipB, producing the protein MNSITPSRLAGLFNNDDHLTIRLLDDAPYQDTHQAMLDSTLARIADKKQGIVHPDELWIVEHQDVYTLGQAGKPEHILYRTDTPIIQTDRGGQVTWHGRGQLVVYWLFDLHALGLGVRDLVSHAEQAIEDVVQRYLPPTLTAKARRDAPGVYIYNQDGDMLGKIASLGFKIKQGFSYHGIAINLVNDLSAFNAINPCGYAGMPMAKLASFGLFSEQDMADFVQQFVKNIADRRAGRLALRPIDTLQ; encoded by the coding sequence ATGAATAGCATTACACCCAGTCGTTTGGCTGGCTTGTTTAACAACGATGACCATCTAACCATTCGCCTACTTGACGATGCTCCCTATCAAGACACTCATCAAGCCATGCTTGATAGCACGCTGGCTCGTATTGCCGATAAAAAACAAGGCATCGTACACCCTGACGAGCTATGGATTGTTGAACACCAAGATGTCTATACCTTAGGGCAAGCTGGCAAGCCTGAGCATATCTTGTATCGCACAGACACACCCATCATTCAGACTGACAGAGGCGGTCAAGTGACTTGGCATGGGCGTGGACAGCTGGTGGTGTATTGGTTATTTGATTTGCACGCCTTAGGTCTGGGCGTACGAGACTTGGTCAGTCATGCCGAACAAGCCATCGAAGATGTCGTCCAACGCTATCTACCACCAACGCTGACCGCCAAGGCTCGTCGTGATGCCCCTGGTGTGTACATTTACAATCAAGATGGCGATATGCTGGGCAAAATTGCCAGCTTGGGCTTTAAGATTAAGCAAGGATTTAGTTATCATGGCATTGCCATCAATCTGGTGAATGATTTGAGTGCTTTTAATGCCATCAATCCCTGTGGCTATGCAGGTATGCCAATGGCAAAATTGGCAAGTTTTGGTCTGTTTAGCGAGCAAGACATGGCAGACTTTGTGCAGCAATTTGTCAAAAATATTGCTGACCGCCGTGCTGGACGCCTTGCACTACGCCCAATAGATACGCTACAATAG
- the pncB gene encoding nicotinate phosphoribosyltransferase has protein sequence MQTAVQTKPAFKPIITSLLDNDLYKFTMLQAMLHQFPQTHSVYRFRCRNHDQTAYPLSEIQADLEEQLDALCQLRFTQDELDYLRGLRFIKSDFVDYLELFALKRRFITVSIDDENRLSIDIEGPMIQAMFFEIFVLCIVSELYYRRLVTDEILAQGQARLDQKINLLKECHARQQQMGIAGQEDLAFSVADFGTRRRFSKEWHYHVVKTLVESCPKIVRGTSNVYLAKELGITPIGTMAHEFMQAFQALDVRLRDSQKAALECWVREYRGDLGIALTDVVGMDAFLRDFDLYFAKLFDGLRHDSGDPYEWGEKAIAHYEKLKIDPRTKILTFSDGLTVQKAWDLHQYFLGRIKTGFGIGTNLTNDLGITQLNIVLKLVACNGQPVAKISDSPGKTMIDDDTYLAYLKQVFEISE, from the coding sequence ATGCAAACCGCAGTTCAAACCAAGCCTGCGTTTAAACCCATCATCACTTCGCTGCTTGATAATGATTTGTACAAATTCACGATGCTACAAGCGATGTTGCATCAATTTCCACAGACGCACAGCGTATATCGTTTTCGTTGCCGCAATCATGACCAGACCGCCTATCCACTTAGTGAGATTCAGGCGGATTTAGAAGAGCAGTTAGATGCGTTATGCCAACTTCGCTTTACCCAAGATGAGCTGGATTATCTGCGTGGACTTAGATTCATTAAGTCTGATTTTGTGGATTATTTGGAGTTATTTGCCCTAAAACGCCGCTTCATTACGGTGTCCATTGATGATGAGAATCGTCTGTCTATTGATATTGAAGGACCGATGATTCAGGCAATGTTTTTTGAAATTTTTGTGCTGTGTATTGTCAGCGAGTTGTATTATCGTCGTTTGGTGACCGATGAGATTTTGGCACAAGGACAAGCCAGACTTGACCAAAAAATCAACCTGCTCAAAGAATGTCATGCACGCCAGCAACAGATGGGCATTGCAGGACAAGAGGATTTGGCATTTAGCGTGGCGGATTTTGGTACTCGCCGTAGATTTAGCAAAGAGTGGCATTATCATGTGGTCAAGACATTGGTCGAATCCTGCCCAAAAATCGTGCGTGGCACAAGCAATGTTTATCTTGCCAAAGAGCTTGGCATCACACCGATTGGGACGATGGCACATGAGTTTATGCAGGCATTTCAAGCCTTAGATGTGCGTTTGCGAGACAGTCAAAAGGCGGCATTAGAATGCTGGGTGCGTGAGTATCGTGGCGATTTGGGTATTGCCTTGACTGATGTGGTGGGCATGGACGCATTTTTAAGGGATTTTGATTTGTATTTTGCCAAACTGTTCGATGGGCTTCGTCATGACAGTGGCGACCCATACGAATGGGGCGAAAAAGCAATCGCTCATTATGAAAAACTCAAAATCGACCCACGCACCAAGATTTTGACTTTCAGCGATGGTTTGACTGTTCAAAAGGCGTGGGATTTACATCAGTATTTTTTGGGCAGAATCAAGACAGGGTTTGGTATTGGTACGAATTTGACCAATGATTTGGGCATAACTCAGCTTAATATTGTCCTAAAATTGGTGGCGTGTAACGGTCAGCCTGTCGCCAAGATTTCCGACAGTCCTGGCAAAACAATGATTGATGATGATACTTATTTGGCATATCTAAAACAAGTATTTGAAATATCTGAATAA
- a CDS encoding glycosyltransferase — translation MLNILQNQYQPIKSPAISFIVPVYNTMAYLAQCLDSIVCQTIDKEIIIIDDGSTDDSLSIILDYAKRYPDIRVLHTKNAGLSAARNQGLRLARGDYVYFVDSDDYLGTDRFEEIYQVATQTNADVVKMQRELFLDDNPNCRELWQPVSKTLAENEAMLYHGYGFFVALTHSRWVPCVCWSMYKKDFLLKHGLYFIEGLKAEDQIFYTQLLTVDEKLLVLELPIVAYRYRHGRITSISNNQQDLQYVHDLSENIKLLKAWQHQHDFPKEVQAGVAYVIENLEYAIQHRTQPDTTI, via the coding sequence ATGCTTAATATTCTACAAAATCAATATCAACCCATCAAATCGCCAGCTATTAGCTTCATCGTGCCTGTGTATAATACGATGGCGTATTTGGCTCAATGTTTGGACAGTATTGTCTGCCAAACGATAGACAAGGAAATCATCATCATTGATGATGGTTCAACCGATGATAGCTTGTCCATCATATTGGATTATGCCAAGCGGTATCCTGACATTCGTGTGCTACATACCAAGAATGCAGGATTGTCTGCGGCACGCAATCAAGGCTTGCGACTGGCACGAGGTGATTATGTGTATTTTGTGGATTCTGATGATTATCTGGGTACAGATAGATTTGAGGAAATCTATCAGGTGGCAACACAGACCAATGCAGATGTCGTCAAAATGCAAAGAGAGTTGTTTTTGGACGATAATCCAAATTGTCGTGAGCTATGGCAACCAGTGTCAAAGACATTGGCAGAAAATGAAGCCATGCTGTATCATGGCTATGGTTTTTTTGTTGCTTTGACACACAGTCGATGGGTGCCGTGTGTATGTTGGAGTATGTACAAAAAAGATTTTCTGTTAAAGCATGGACTGTATTTTATTGAAGGACTTAAAGCAGAGGATCAGATTTTCTATACGCAGCTCTTAACCGTAGATGAAAAGCTGCTGGTGCTTGAATTGCCTATTGTTGCATACCGATACAGACATGGTAGGATAACAAGCATTTCCAATAACCAGCAAGACCTGCAATATGTTCATGATTTGTCGGAAAATATAAAATTGCTGAAAGCTTGGCAGCATCAGCACGATTTCCCCAAAGAGGTGCAGGCAGGCGTGGCGTATGTGATTGAGAATCTAGAATATGCCATACAGCATCGCACCCAGCCTGACACTACTATCTGA
- the xseB gene encoding exodeoxyribonuclease VII small subunit produces the protein MSHTAPESFQEAYQILKTNAEQLEQSEQLDIDNLVNIVEASLAAYRVCQSRIEAVENALNSAFENSQLPIE, from the coding sequence ATGAGTCATACAGCACCCGAAAGTTTTCAAGAAGCCTACCAAATCCTTAAAACCAATGCCGAACAGTTGGAACAATCAGAACAACTGGATATTGATAATTTGGTGAATATTGTTGAAGCCTCATTGGCGGCATATCGTGTCTGCCAATCTCGCATTGAAGCGGTGGAAAATGCCCTAAACAGTGCTTTTGAAAACAGCCAATTACCAATAGAATAA
- a CDS encoding SLC13 family permease encodes MTNNTQQESDYTLRTDFQHNDNHTPPSGTVRSDAIKGVVITILAAIVSYFLATILPFEPLANKGLALLTFVGILWLTEAIHVTATAILVPILGIFLGIEDFDTKKALTSFADPIIYVFFGGFALAATLHVQKLDKKIAYGIISLAGGHLGRAVWLIFAVTAALSMWISNTATAAMMLPLAVGLLSQVDEAKDRNTFIFVLLGIAYSASIGGLGTMIGSPPNAIAAKELGIGFSEWLSFGLSMMLVMMPFLLGTMYLVLRPNLNQKVQMKEQETIAWTTPRILTIVIFAITALCWIFGKQLGEAYGFKAPDTVIALFAAVAVLGLGLVSWKQVSDNTDWGVLMLFGGGIALSNIMKDSGASAVLGETIATTMASASPLMVILVIAAFIIFLTEFTSNTASAALLVPLFAPIGVRLGLPPEVLVMVIGIGASCAFMMPVATPPNAIVMGTGHVKQKDMMKVGFWLNIVAIVIVTIWAYFFLT; translated from the coding sequence ATGACCAATAACACTCAACAAGAATCGGATTACACGCTTAGAACCGATTTTCAGCATAATGACAATCATACGCCACCATCGGGAACTGTGCGTAGCGATGCCATTAAAGGGGTTGTCATTACGATTTTGGCGGCGATTGTTTCCTATTTTTTGGCAACAATTTTACCATTTGAGCCACTTGCTAATAAGGGTTTGGCTTTATTGACATTTGTGGGTATTTTATGGCTAACCGAAGCCATTCATGTAACTGCAACGGCAATTTTGGTGCCGATTTTGGGTATTTTCTTGGGCATTGAAGATTTTGATACCAAAAAAGCCCTGACCAGCTTTGCAGACCCAATCATCTATGTATTCTTTGGTGGTTTTGCTTTGGCGGCAACACTACATGTACAAAAGTTGGATAAAAAAATCGCCTATGGCATCATCAGTTTGGCAGGTGGTCATTTAGGTCGTGCAGTTTGGCTGATTTTTGCAGTCACGGCAGCGTTGTCGATGTGGATTAGTAATACAGCAACCGCAGCAATGATGTTGCCTTTGGCGGTGGGTTTGTTATCCCAAGTTGATGAAGCCAAAGACCGCAACACTTTCATCTTTGTATTATTGGGGATTGCATATTCAGCATCAATTGGTGGTTTGGGTACGATGATTGGTTCTCCGCCAAACGCCATTGCTGCCAAAGAGTTGGGCATTGGTTTTAGCGAATGGCTATCTTTTGGTTTGTCAATGATGCTGGTGATGATGCCATTCTTGCTTGGTACGATGTATTTGGTGTTGCGTCCTAATCTTAACCAAAAAGTGCAGATGAAAGAGCAAGAAACCATCGCTTGGACTACGCCACGCATTTTAACCATTGTGATTTTTGCAATCACAGCACTGTGTTGGATTTTTGGTAAGCAATTAGGCGAAGCTTATGGCTTTAAAGCACCAGATACAGTGATTGCCTTGTTTGCTGCGGTGGCGGTATTGGGTCTAGGCTTGGTCAGCTGGAAGCAGGTTTCTGACAATACTGACTGGGGTGTATTGATGCTATTTGGTGGTGGTATCGCTTTATCAAACATCATGAAGGATTCTGGTGCATCAGCGGTACTGGGCGAGACCATTGCCACCACAATGGCATCAGCATCGCCACTGATGGTGATTTTAGTGATTGCTGCATTCATTATTTTCTTGACGGAATTTACCTCCAACACCGCATCAGCTGCATTGCTTGTACCATTGTTTGCACCAATTGGTGTCAGACTTGGTTTGCCACCAGAGGTGTTGGTGATGGTCATTGGCATTGGTGCATCTTGTGCCTTTATGATGCCTGTGGCAACACCTCCTAATGCCATTGTGATGGGTACAGGTCATGTCAAACAAAAAGACATGATGAAAGTAGGCTTTTGGCTCAACATTGTTGCCATTGTCATTGTTACCATTTGGGCGTATTTCTTTTTAACCTAA
- a CDS encoding LysR substrate-binding domain-containing protein, whose product MAIDIVINQRHLQIQLKQLETVWHTVVNGYNLSQAAELLYTSQSSLSKQIAALENQLKADVFTRQGKRLTGLTPIGKALLPHIEAIFAEIRTIENLSLDFNNAQAGVLTVATTHTQARYVLPQIVKEFRQKFDKVNLVLQQADPETIAQMVIRGQADIGIATESLLNNDVLRCHRYYDWSHVIIVPKNHELAQYAGVVDGVDLPTLASYPLVTYHGGFTGRGAIDKTFAQAGFTPEIVLAALDSDVISTYVSAGLGIGIIAQMAYQPSHYPDLVAIPITHFGRFTSWIAIRDDSEIRKFGHEFIKLCQAQFAQP is encoded by the coding sequence ATGGCAATCGACATCGTCATCAACCAAAGACATCTACAAATTCAACTCAAACAGCTAGAAACCGTCTGGCACACCGTGGTCAATGGCTATAATCTAAGCCAAGCTGCTGAGCTGCTTTATACCAGTCAATCTAGCCTATCTAAGCAGATTGCTGCTCTTGAAAATCAGCTTAAAGCAGATGTCTTTACTCGTCAAGGCAAACGCCTAACAGGACTAACACCCATCGGCAAGGCTTTGTTGCCACACATTGAGGCGATTTTTGCTGAGATTCGCACCATCGAAAATCTTAGTCTTGATTTTAACAATGCCCAAGCAGGCGTGCTGACAGTTGCCACCACCCACACCCAAGCTCGCTATGTCTTACCACAAATCGTCAAAGAATTTCGCCAAAAATTTGATAAGGTCAATCTGGTATTACAACAGGCTGACCCAGAGACCATCGCTCAGATGGTCATTCGTGGACAGGCAGATATTGGGATTGCAACCGAGTCATTGCTGAATAACGATGTCTTGCGTTGTCATCGATATTATGACTGGTCTCATGTCATCATCGTCCCAAAAAATCATGAACTGGCACAATATGCAGGGGTGGTTGATGGTGTGGATTTGCCCACATTAGCAAGTTATCCTTTGGTAACCTATCATGGCGGCTTTACAGGTCGTGGGGCAATTGATAAAACCTTTGCCCAAGCAGGATTTACCCCTGAGATTGTGCTTGCCGCCCTAGACTCCGATGTGATTAGCACCTATGTATCAGCAGGCTTAGGTATTGGCATTATCGCCCAAATGGCGTATCAGCCAAGTCATTATCCTGATTTGGTTGCCATTCCCATCACTCACTTTGGTCGTTTTACCAGTTGGATTGCCATCAGAGATGATAGCGAAATTCGCAAATTTGGGCATGAATTCATCAAACTTTGCCAAGCTCAATTTGCCCAGCCATAA
- a CDS encoding AmpG family muropeptide MFS transporter: protein MSNTGQGTMSAWQNFERAYLNRQALSLLFLGFAAGVPILLVFSSLGLWLREAGIDRATVTMFGWATLAYSFKFIWSPLVDALPLPILKNYLGHRRSWLFLTQILVIVALVLMAMFDPASGESALYLMAFSCVLLGFSAASQDIVIDAYRIESAPASMQTALSASYVAGYRIGMIVSGAGALYLADFFGSSMEVYSYAAWQKTYLIMAAVMLIAVFTTLGIKEPAIDRKPIGNDTKDYARLVLVFGLSVVAFIIGYNLIGGALPETDGVLTGFLLGSVQFIGSIFLFGLTSWLSVNAGVAPKSVVQQAWLTPVTEFFERYGKKAIYVLALIGLYRVSDVVAGNISNIYYQELGFSKTQIATAVKMVGVWAGIVGGFIGGYLAQATNIMRAMTIGAILACLTNLLFVALFYLPNAPMMYTAVIIDNLAAGLASAIFVAFLSALTSIRFTAVQYALFSSLMTLFPKVLGGYSGAIVEATNYSFFFGFTFAIGLPVLILIYLVNKHIQIGQPKIGDE, encoded by the coding sequence ATGTCAAATACTGGACAAGGCACGATGAGTGCTTGGCAAAATTTTGAGCGGGCTTATTTAAACCGCCAAGCATTGTCGCTACTGTTTTTGGGTTTTGCGGCTGGTGTGCCAATTTTGCTGGTTTTTTCAAGTTTGGGCTTATGGCTACGAGAGGCGGGTATTGATCGTGCGACAGTCACGATGTTTGGCTGGGCAACTTTGGCATATTCCTTCAAATTCATTTGGTCGCCACTGGTTGATGCCTTGCCATTACCAATACTTAAAAATTACTTAGGTCATCGCCGTTCATGGTTGTTTTTGACACAGATTTTGGTGATTGTGGCATTGGTGCTGATGGCGATGTTTGACCCAGCGTCTGGCGAATCGGCATTGTATCTGATGGCTTTTTCGTGTGTCTTATTGGGCTTTTCGGCGGCATCACAAGACATTGTGATTGATGCTTATCGTATCGAATCTGCACCCGCCTCCATGCAGACGGCTTTATCAGCCAGTTATGTGGCAGGTTATCGCATTGGTATGATTGTTTCTGGTGCAGGTGCGTTGTACTTGGCGGATTTTTTTGGGTCAAGCATGGAGGTGTACAGCTATGCTGCTTGGCAAAAAACTTATTTGATTATGGCGGCAGTAATGCTCATCGCTGTCTTTACCACGCTTGGCATTAAAGAACCAGCCATCGACAGAAAGCCTATCGGCAACGACACCAAAGACTACGCTCGCTTGGTGCTAGTGTTTGGATTATCGGTGGTGGCTTTTATCATCGGTTATAATCTGATTGGCGGTGCATTACCAGAGACTGATGGTGTTTTGACGGGCTTTTTGTTAGGTAGTGTGCAGTTTATTGGCAGTATTTTCTTGTTTGGCTTGACAAGCTGGTTGTCGGTCAATGCTGGTGTCGCCCCCAAGAGTGTCGTACAGCAGGCGTGGCTGACACCCGTCACAGAGTTTTTTGAGCGTTATGGTAAAAAAGCCATTTATGTCCTTGCTTTGATTGGTCTGTATCGTGTTTCTGATGTGGTGGCAGGCAATATTTCTAACATCTATTATCAAGAATTAGGATTTAGTAAAACCCAAATCGCCACAGCGGTCAAGATGGTCGGTGTATGGGCAGGGATTGTTGGGGGATTTATTGGTGGTTATCTTGCCCAAGCAACCAACATCATGCGTGCGATGACGATTGGGGCGATTTTGGCGTGTCTGACTAATCTGCTATTTGTTGCTTTGTTCTATTTGCCAAATGCACCGATGATGTACACCGCTGTGATTATTGATAATTTGGCGGCAGGTCTGGCAAGTGCAATATTTGTGGCGTTTTTATCAGCATTGACCTCCATTCGCTTTACGGCAGTGCAATATGCGTTATTTTCATCATTGATGACTTTGTTTCCAAAGGTGCTTGGTGGATACTCAGGGGCGATTGTTGAGGCGACCAACTATTCATTTTTCTTTGGATTTACTTTTGCGATTGGTTTGCCTGTGTTGATTTTGATTTATCTGGTTAATAAGCACATTCAAATCGGTCAGCCTAAGATTGGCGATGAATAA
- the prmC gene encoding peptide chain release factor N(5)-glutamine methyltransferase, with protein sequence MNKMIQSGQTLAQIRQVFRTISSPRLPMHWLDGWLLAVIDKPSIHVMTEPNDVPTDQQIIRINEGVERMMAGEPLAYLLGKCEFWGREFVVNRHTLIPRPDTERLVEMVMAFAKPLPAGRLLDLGTGSGCIGITLACELADWQVVLVDNSPQALEVAKTNAQQHHANTQCQLSHWYDALTGNFDVIVSNPPYIRSDDEHLAGLQHEPITALVAGDDGLSDIKQIIGGAKHHLNAGGLLAIEHGYHQGALVFELFVQAGFTQVQTIKDYGGNDRLTMGILPTGA encoded by the coding sequence ATGAATAAAATGATACAGTCAGGTCAGACGCTTGCACAGATTCGCCAAGTGTTTCGCACCATCAGTAGCCCACGATTGCCAATGCATTGGCTGGACGGCTGGCTGCTGGCGGTGATTGATAAGCCAAGCATCCATGTGATGACAGAGCCAAATGATGTCCCAACAGACCAGCAGATTATCCGTATCAATGAGGGTGTTGAGCGTATGATGGCAGGCGAGCCGTTGGCATATCTGCTTGGCAAGTGTGAATTTTGGGGCAGGGAGTTTGTTGTTAATCGCCATACTTTGATTCCAAGACCAGACACCGAGCGACTGGTGGAGATGGTGATGGCGTTTGCCAAGCCGTTGCCAGCAGGCAGGTTGCTTGACTTGGGAACGGGTAGTGGCTGTATTGGCATTACCTTAGCTTGTGAGCTTGCGGACTGGCAGGTGGTTTTGGTGGATAATTCCCCACAGGCATTAGAGGTTGCCAAGACCAATGCACAACAACATCATGCCAATACCCAATGCCAGCTTAGCCATTGGTACGATGCACTGACTGGCAATTTTGATGTCATTGTTTCTAATCCGCCCTATATTCGAAGTGATGATGAACATCTGGCAGGGTTGCAACATGAGCCAATCACAGCTTTGGTGGCTGGTGATGATGGGTTGTCAGACATCAAACAAATCATTGGTGGTGCAAAACATCATCTGAACGCAGGTGGATTGCTTGCCATTGAACATGGCTATCATCAAGGGGCATTGGTTTTTGAGTTATTTGTACAAGCAGGTTTTACTCAGGTGCAAACCATCAAAGACTACGGTGGTAACGACCGTTTGACGATGGGTATATTACCAACTGGTGCTTGA